One Malania oleifera isolate guangnan ecotype guangnan chromosome 9, ASM2987363v1, whole genome shotgun sequence DNA segment encodes these proteins:
- the LOC131163385 gene encoding protein TRACHEARY ELEMENT DIFFERENTIATION-RELATED 7A-like: MVTPPTHAIPILCRMVEDSTLPRNFNKPSTSSAPPPIPPHAATPPPPIPTPYAPPAAPVLVPQAPATRMPPPTPASPDSPAVSSSVFKEEEIASRSDEGTPSNAFGDLGGSYSDYDVDGSTKED; the protein is encoded by the coding sequence ATGGTCACACCACCTACTCATGCCATTCCTATCCTGTGCCGCATGGTGGAGGACTCCACTCTTCCTAGGAACTTTAACAAACCTTCTACCTCATCTGCGCCACCTCCTATTCCACCGCACGCCGCTACTCCACCGCCACCTATCCCAACTCCATATGCTCCACCAGCAGCACCTGTGCTGGTACCACAGGCCCCAGCTACTCGTATGCCTCCTCCTACTCCAGCTTCGCCTGATTCGCCAGCAGTGTCTAGTAGTGTTTTTAAGGAGGAGGAGATTGCTTCGAGATCTGATGAGGGCACTCCTTCCAATGCATTTGGTGATCTTGGGGGTAGCTATTCTGATTATGATGTCGACGGGTCTACCAAGGAAGATTAG